From a single Nicotiana tomentosiformis chromosome 2, ASM39032v3, whole genome shotgun sequence genomic region:
- the LOC138905649 gene encoding uncharacterized mitochondrial protein AtMg00240-like, protein MSPSTTLEEDKNRKSLDETMYKGMIGSLLYLTASRPDIMFSVCKCTRFQSAPKESHLTAVKRIIRYLIGTTELGLWYSHSKYFDLKGLLGEDFTSYRTDMKSTSGTCQLLGNVLIY, encoded by the coding sequence ATGAGTCCGTCAACAACTCTTGAAGAAGACAAAAACAGGAAAAGTCTCGATGAAACTATGTACAAGGGAATGATTGGATCCCTACTATATCTCACGGCTAGTCGACCAGATATAATGTTCAGTGTTTGTAAGTGTACTAGATTTCAGTCAGctccaaaggaatctcatttgACTGCAGTAAAGCGTATCATCAGATACCTCATTGGGACCACTGAATTAGGTTTATGGTATTCCCACTCTAAATATTTTGATCTAAAAGGCTTACTAGGTGAAGATTTTACAAGTTATAGGACTGATATGAAAAGCACTAGTGGTACTTGCCAACTACTGGGAAATGTACTAATTTACTGA